The following proteins are encoded in a genomic region of Candidatus Limnocylindria bacterium:
- a CDS encoding thiamine pyrophosphate-dependent enzyme: MKTRSRPSITTPRAKLTLSAEQIIADYRLAVRSRAASELGRREVLAGRAPFGIFGDGKEVAQLAMAHVIRPGDWRSGYYRDQTVMLAVGTTTLQQYFAQLYADADVTRDPFSGGRQMSNHYATRIIDEQGHWRDLLGAVQVGSDFSPVAAHMPRSVGLAWASKLYRDSAVLREAAKGFSRNGDEVCFTTIGNAAAAEGLFWESVNAVGVLQVPLLISVWDDGYGISVPNELQMTKSSVSAALAGMRRDGGPGFEIEVVKGWDYVALCDAYAIIAERVRREHVPALVHVIEMTQPQGHSTSGSHERYKTKERLTFEVEADPIRRMREWMIREEIADAEMLDEFEKHDRSEVEQIREKAYATFQEPILRRRDEALTLIAAAATESGVPLDSFASELREAGDPLNHRAVYVAAFRALALLRGREGPARAELARFVRTYREENEARYNSHLLSESDRSPLRVRPIAPEFPAKPETVDGRLVLLRCFDANLTRDPRIVILGEDVGRLGDVNLVYEGLQEKHGALRVTDTGIREATILGQGIGAALRGLRPIVDIQYVDYLLFALQLASDDLATLRYRTAGGQMAPVVIRTKGHRLQGIWHTGSPMQMLLGTLRGMHVCVPRDMTQAAGFYNTLLRGDDPALVIEVLSGYRLKERVPSNIGEYTLPLGVPELLREGSDVTIVTYGALCRIALEAARDLAAADIDVEIVDVRTLLPFDVGHTIVGSVKKTGALLVVDEDLPGGASAYILQQIIEMQGGIDHLDVGPRTLTARANRTPVGVDGDYFSKPSREDIFVATYAIQRERQPDRFPSLDIELDR; the protein is encoded by the coding sequence GTGAAGACGCGTTCGCGGCCCTCGATCACGACGCCACGCGCCAAGCTCACCCTCAGCGCCGAACAGATCATCGCCGACTACCGCCTCGCCGTGCGAAGTCGTGCCGCGAGCGAGCTCGGCCGGCGTGAAGTGCTGGCGGGACGCGCTCCGTTCGGGATCTTCGGCGACGGCAAGGAGGTCGCCCAGCTCGCGATGGCGCACGTCATTCGTCCGGGCGACTGGCGCAGCGGCTATTACCGCGACCAGACGGTCATGCTGGCGGTGGGCACCACAACGCTCCAGCAGTACTTTGCGCAGCTCTACGCCGACGCCGACGTGACGCGAGATCCGTTCTCCGGCGGGCGCCAGATGTCGAACCACTACGCGACACGCATCATCGACGAGCAGGGCCACTGGCGCGATCTCCTCGGCGCGGTCCAGGTCGGTTCCGACTTCTCACCCGTCGCCGCGCACATGCCCCGGTCGGTCGGCCTGGCGTGGGCGTCGAAGCTGTACCGGGATTCCGCGGTCCTTCGCGAGGCCGCGAAGGGCTTCTCGCGGAATGGCGACGAGGTCTGCTTCACGACGATCGGCAACGCGGCTGCGGCCGAGGGCCTGTTCTGGGAATCGGTGAACGCGGTCGGCGTCCTCCAGGTCCCGCTCCTCATCAGCGTCTGGGACGACGGTTACGGCATCTCGGTCCCCAACGAGCTCCAGATGACGAAGAGTTCCGTTTCAGCGGCGCTCGCGGGCATGCGGCGCGACGGTGGCCCGGGATTCGAGATCGAGGTCGTGAAGGGTTGGGACTATGTCGCGCTCTGCGATGCCTATGCGATCATCGCCGAGCGCGTGCGGCGCGAGCACGTCCCCGCGCTCGTGCACGTCATCGAGATGACGCAGCCGCAGGGGCACTCCACCAGCGGCAGCCACGAGCGCTACAAGACAAAAGAGCGTCTGACCTTCGAGGTCGAGGCCGACCCGATCCGGCGCATGCGCGAGTGGATGATCCGCGAGGAGATCGCGGACGCCGAGATGCTCGACGAGTTCGAGAAGCACGACCGCTCCGAGGTCGAGCAGATCCGGGAGAAGGCATACGCGACGTTCCAGGAGCCGATCCTTCGTCGCCGAGACGAGGCGCTCACGCTCATCGCCGCCGCAGCGACGGAGTCCGGCGTCCCGCTCGACTCGTTCGCGAGCGAGCTGCGCGAGGCGGGCGATCCGCTCAACCACCGCGCGGTCTACGTCGCGGCCTTCCGCGCGCTCGCGCTGCTGCGGGGGCGCGAAGGCCCGGCGCGCGCCGAGCTCGCGCGGTTCGTTCGCACCTACCGTGAAGAGAACGAGGCCCGCTACAACTCACACCTTCTCAGCGAATCCGACCGGTCGCCGCTCCGCGTCCGCCCGATCGCGCCCGAGTTCCCCGCGAAGCCGGAAACGGTCGACGGCCGACTCGTGCTGCTGCGTTGCTTCGACGCGAACCTCACGCGCGACCCGCGCATCGTCATCCTCGGCGAGGATGTCGGCCGGCTCGGGGACGTGAATCTCGTGTACGAGGGACTCCAGGAGAAGCACGGCGCGCTGCGCGTCACCGACACCGGGATCCGCGAGGCGACGATCCTCGGCCAGGGCATCGGCGCCGCTTTGCGGGGGCTGCGCCCGATCGTCGACATCCAGTACGTCGACTACCTCTTGTTCGCGCTCCAGCTCGCGTCGGACGACCTCGCGACGCTGCGCTACCGCACCGCAGGGGGGCAGATGGCGCCGGTCGTCATCCGCACCAAGGGCCACCGCCTTCAAGGGATCTGGCACACCGGATCGCCGATGCAGATGCTCCTCGGCACCCTCCGCGGTATGCACGTGTGCGTGCCGCGCGACATGACGCAGGCGGCGGGTTTCTACAACACGCTGCTTCGCGGCGACGACCCCGCACTGGTGATCGAGGTTCTCTCGGGGTACCGCCTGAAGGAGCGCGTTCCGTCGAACATCGGCGAGTACACCCTGCCGCTCGGTGTTCCGGAGCTGCTGCGCGAAGGCTCGGACGTGACGATCGTCACATACGGAGCTCTGTGCCGGATCGCGCTCGAGGCGGCGCGGGATCTCGCGGCCGCGGACATCGACGTCGAGATCGTCGACGTGCGCACGCTGCTTCCGTTCGATGTCGGTCACACGATCGTCGGGTCGGTGAAGAAGACCGGTGCGCTGCTCGTCGTTGACGAGGATCTTCCCGGCGGCGCGTCCGCCTACATCCTCCAGCAGATCATCGAGATGCAGGGCGGCATCGACCACCTCGATGTCGGACCTCGCACGCTCACCGCCCGCGCGAACCGTACGCCGGTCGGTGTCGACGGCGACTACTTCTCCAAGCCGAGCCGCGAGGACATCTTCGTTGCGACGTACGCGATCCAGCGCGAGCGGCAGCCCGATCGTTTCCCGTCGCTGGACATAGAGTTGGATCGTTGA